The window TACGCGGGCGGGCACGCGATCCTGCACCTCAATGCGCTGCTGCAGACCTCCCACGCGCAGTCCGTGGGGCCCGTCGACCACATCGCGCTGAAGGCGACCGGACTGGCGTCCACGCGCGAGGCCCTGCGTGCCGCCGACGTGGCCTTCCGCGAGACGCCGCTCACGGGCACCTCGCTCTACCAGGTGTTTCTGCAGGACCCGCTGGGCCTGACGGTGGAACTCAATTTCGATCTCACCGCGGAAACCTCGGAAGCAGGAACCGTCGCATGAACGAAGCCCCCGAGTGGCGCGTGCCGGTGACGCGCGAATTCATCGCACGCGACTTTCGCTTCCACACCGGCGAGACCGTGCCCGAACTGCGCCTGGGCTACACCGTCCTGGGCAACCCCGAGGGCAAGCCCGTGCTCGCGCTGCACGGCACGGGTGGGCATGGCGCGGGCCTGCTGACGAAGGAATTCGGCGGCGCGCTGTTCGGCTCCGGCGGTGTGCTCGACGCCGCGGAGCACTTCATCGTGCTGCCCGACGCGATCGGCCACGGCCGCAGCGCCAAACCCTCCGACGGGCTGCGCAGGAGCTTCCCGCGCTACAACTACGAAGACATGGTGCAGGGGCAGTACCGCGTGGTGCATGAGGCGCTGGGCCTGCGCCATCTGCGGCTGGTGTTCGGCATCTCCATGGGTGGCATGCACGCGTGGCAATGGGGCATCCGCCATCCGCGGTTCATGGACGCGCTGGTGCCGCTGGCATCGTCGCCCGTGGCCATGGGCGGGCGCAACTGGCTGCTGCGCCGCCTGCTCGTCGACCAGGTTCGCAGCGACCCGGCCAGTGCCCGGCGCGCGTGGGAGTTCTTCAACGTCGCGACCAATGGCGGCACGCTCGCGCTGCAGGCCGCGGCGCCCGACGTCGAGGCCGCCGACCGATGGCTGGCGGCCCGGCGCGCGCAGCCCTTCGAGACCGACGCCGACGACCTGCTGTACCAGTACGACGCCTCGCGCGACTACGACCCGTCGCCCGCGCTCGAAAGCATTCGCGCGCACGTGCTCGCCATCAACTCGGCCGACGACGAGCGCAACCCGCCCGAGCTCGGCGCCACCGAAAGCGCGATGGCGCGCCTGGCCCATGGCCGCCAGCTGCTGATCCCCGGCAGCCGCGAGACCGCCGGCCACGGCACCGTGCGCGCCGCGCGGCTGTGGGTGCAGGCCTGCGGCGATTTCCTGGCTGCCGTGCCTTCACCCGAGAGCCTTACGACATGAAAACGCGAATCACCGAACTCTTCGGCATCGAGCATCCGATCGTGCAAGGCGGCATGCATTGCGTGGGCCTGGCGCCGCTGGCCGCGGCCGTTTCCAACGCCGGCGGGCTGGGCATGGTCACGGCCCTCACGCTGCCCACGCCCGAGGCGCTCGCGGCCGAGATCCGACAGTGCCGTGAGCGCACCGACAAACCCTTCGGCGTGAACCTCACCTTCCTGCCCTCCGTGCGCCAGCCGGACTACCCCGGCTATGTGCGCGCCATCATCGAAGGCGGCGTGAAGATCGTAGAGACCGCGGGCCGCAACCCCGAAAGCGTGCTGCCGACGCTGCACGAGGCGGGCGTGGCGGTCATCCACAAGTGCACCTCGGTGCGGCACGCGCTCAAGGCGCAGAGCCTGGGCTGCGACGCCATCAGCGTGGACGGCTTCGAATGCGCCGGCCACCCCGGCGAGGACGACGTGCCCAACTTCATCCTGCTGCCGCGCGCGGCCGACGAGTTGAAGGTGCCCTTCATCGCCTCGGGCGGCATGGTGGACGGGCGCTCGCTCGTCGCGGCGCTGGCCCTGGGGGCGGCGGGCGTCAACATGGGCACGCGCTTTCTCGCCACCCGGGAGGCGCCCGTGCACCCGAACGTCAAGAACGCGATCGTGCGCGCCACCGAGCTGGACACGCGCCTGGTGATGCGGCCGCTGCGCAACACCGAGCGCGTACTGTCCAACCCCGCGGTCGAGGAGCTGATCGCGCGCGAACGCCGCATCGGCGCCGGCGTGCAGTTCAGCGACATCGCCGACCTGGTGGCCGGCGTTTACCCCAAGGTCATGCACGAAGGCCAAGTGGACGCGGGCGCGTGGAGCTGCGGCATGGCCGCGGGGCTGATCCACGACCTCCCGTCAGTGGCCGAGCTCGTGGCGCGGATCATGGACGAAGCACGCACTCTCGTGCGCACGCGCCTGGCCCGCGTGTTCGACTAACCCTTTCTTTCGGAGACACGCCCATGCTGGGTCTGATGCAGAACCAACCCTTGCTCATTTCCTCGCTGATCGAGTTCGCGCAGCGCCACCACGGCGACGGCGAGATCGTCTCGCGCCGCGTGGAGGGCGACCTGCACCGCTATCGCTGGGCCGACTGCGCGCGGCGCTCGCGCCAGGTCGCGCGCGCGCTGGACGCGATGGGCCTGCAGTTCTCTGACCGCGTGGCCACGCTGGCGTGGAACGGCTACCGGCACCTCGAGCTGTACTTCGGCGTCAGCGGCTCGGGCCGCGTGCTGCACACGCTCAACCCGCGCCTGCACCCCGACCAGGTGATGTGGATCGCGAATCACGCCGAGGACCAGGTGCTGTGCTTCGAGCTGAGCTTCCTGCCGATGGTGCAGGCCATGCACGCGCGCTGCCCCGGCATCCGGCAGTACGTGGCGCTGTGCGACGCCGACCGGCTGCCGGCCGACAGCGGCATCCCCAACCTGGTGAGCTACGAGGCCTGGATCGGCGCGCAGCCCACCGACTATGCGTGGCCCTCGTTCGACGAGAACTCCGCATCGAGCATGTGCTACACGAGCGGCACCACCGGCAACCCTAAGGCGGCGCTGTACAGCCACCGCTCGACAATCCTGCACGCCTACGCCGCGGCGCTGCCGGACGTGATGAACCTGTCGGCATGCGACTCGGTGCTGCCGGTGGTGCCGATGTTCCACGTCAACGCTTGGGGACTGCCATATTCGGCGGCGCTCACGGGCTGCAAGGTGGTCTTCCCTGGCGGCCAGCTCGATGGCAAGTCGGTGTACGAGCTGATCGAGGCCGAAGGCGTGACCTTCGCGGCCGGCGTGCCGACGGTGTGGCAGATGCTGCTGGCGCACATGAAGCCGGACGGCCTGCGCTTTTCCACGCTCCAGCGCACCATCATCGGCGGCTCGGCGTGCCCGCCCGCGATGATCGAAGCCTTCCGCGACGATTACGGCGTGGAGGTGCTGCACGGCTGGGGCATGACCGAGATGAGCCCCCTGGGCACCGTGTGCACGCTCAAGAAGAAGCACGATGCGCTGCCGCGCGAGGAGCAGACCAAGATCCTGCTCAAGCAGGGCCGCGCGCTGTTCGGCGTGGACATGAAGATCGTCGGTCCGGACGGGGCCGAGCTGCCGTGGGACGGCATGACCTTCGGCAACCTGCTGGTCAAGGGCCCATGGGTGCTGCGCGAGTACTTCAAGGGCGAGGGCGGCGATCCGCTGGTCGACGGCTGGTTTCCCACCGGCGACGTGGCCACCATCGATGCCGACGGCTTCATGCAGATCACCGACCGCAGCAAGGACGTGATCAAGTCGGGCGGCGAGTGGATCAGCTCCATCGACGTCGAGAACATCGCGATGGCGCATTCGGCCGTGCAGATGGCCGCATGCATCGGCGTGCGCCACCCCAAGTGGGACGAGCGGCCCATCGTGGTGGTCGTGAAGAAGCCGGGCGCGCAGCTCACGCGCGAGGCGCTGCTGCGGTTCTTCGAGGGCAAGATCGCCAAGTGGCAGATGCCCGACGACGTGGTTTTCGTCGATGCCATCCCGCTGGGCGCCACCGGCAAGATGCTCAAGGCCAGGCTGAGGGAACAGCTCGAAGGCTACCAGCTGCCCAGCCTGCAGGCCGTGGACGCATGAGGAGGCTCGCATGATGGGACTGTCTCCACTGGCCCTGGCCGAGCTTGCGGCTCTGGGCGTCGCCACTGGCTTTCTCGCAGGCCTTCTGGGCATCGGCGGCGGCATGCTGATGGTGCCCTTCATCACCATCATCCTGGCGGGGCGCGGGGTCTCGTCCGCGCTGGCCGTGAAGATCGCGATCGCCACCTCGATGGCCACGATCGTGTTCACGTCGGTGTCGAGCGTGCGCGCGCACCACCAGCGCGGCACGCTGCGCTGGGACATCGTCGGCCGCCTTGCACCCGGCATCGTCGTCGGTAGCCTGGTGAGCAGCATGGGCGTGTTCGCGCACGTCAAGGGCAGCTGGCTGGCCGTGTTCTTCGGCCTGTTCGTGAGCTTCTCGGCCACGCAGATGTTCCTGGACCGCAAGCCGCAGCCCACGCGTCAGATGCCGGGTCGCGGAGGCCAGATCGCTGCGGGCGGCGCCATCGGTTTTCTCTCGGGGCTGGTCGGCGCCGGCGGCGGCTTCATCAGCGTGCCGTTCATGACGTGGTGCAACGTCGCGATTCACAGCGCGGTGGCGACCTCCGCGGCCCTGGGTTTTCCGATCGCGCTGGCCAACGTGCTGGGTTACGTGGTGGCGGGGCAGGGTGTCGCCGATCTGCCGGCGGCCTCGTTCGGCTACATCTGGCTGCCGGCGCTGGCCGTGCTGGCCGCCTGCAGCATCGCCACCGCGCCGCTGGGCGCGCGCGCCGCGCACGCCTTGCCCGTCAAGGTGCTCAAGCGGGTGTTCGCCGCGGTGCTGTACGGGCTGGCGGCGTACATGCTCTACAAGGGCATCGCGACCTGGCACGCCGCATGACGAACCATGATCCACAAGGGCAAGACAGCGCATCGGCGGCGCTGGCCGGCATCGCGTCGGGCGACACCGTGAGGGTCGGCGGATTCGGCAGCGCGGTCCTGCCGGTCGATCTGCTGCATGCGGTGCTGGACAGCGGCGTGCGCGACTTGACGGTGATCTCCAACAACGCGGGCTACGACCGAGAGGGCGTGGCGGACAAACGGATCGCCGCTCCGCATATCGACGGCTATCCGGAGCAATGCTCCGTTAACCCAGTTCCAGGGAAAGGACAAGACGATGACCACCAAGACCACGATGAAGGCGGTGCGCCTGCATGGGTTCGGCGGGCCCGAAGTGCTGCGCTACGAGGATGCGCCGGTGCCTCGACTGCAAGCGGGCGAAGTGCTGGTGCGCGTGCGCGCCGTGGGGCTGAACCCGCCCGACTGGTACCTGCGCGAGGGCTACAAGTCGCTGCCGCCCGAGTGGCGGCCCAAGGGCGCGTTCCCGCTGATTCCGGGCACC is drawn from Variovorax sp. PBS-H4 and contains these coding sequences:
- a CDS encoding VOC family protein, producing the protein MAVAVSTIHHFTIGCTVEELPPLLAFYTRTLGLKEGYRPALRHPGHWLYAGGHAILHLNALLQTSHAQSVGPVDHIALKATGLASTREALRAADVAFRETPLTGTSLYQVFLQDPLGLTVELNFDLTAETSEAGTVA
- a CDS encoding alpha/beta fold hydrolase yields the protein MNEAPEWRVPVTREFIARDFRFHTGETVPELRLGYTVLGNPEGKPVLALHGTGGHGAGLLTKEFGGALFGSGGVLDAAEHFIVLPDAIGHGRSAKPSDGLRRSFPRYNYEDMVQGQYRVVHEALGLRHLRLVFGISMGGMHAWQWGIRHPRFMDALVPLASSPVAMGGRNWLLRRLLVDQVRSDPASARRAWEFFNVATNGGTLALQAAAPDVEAADRWLAARRAQPFETDADDLLYQYDASRDYDPSPALESIRAHVLAINSADDERNPPELGATESAMARLAHGRQLLIPGSRETAGHGTVRAARLWVQACGDFLAAVPSPESLTT
- a CDS encoding NAD(P)H-dependent flavin oxidoreductase, which produces MKTRITELFGIEHPIVQGGMHCVGLAPLAAAVSNAGGLGMVTALTLPTPEALAAEIRQCRERTDKPFGVNLTFLPSVRQPDYPGYVRAIIEGGVKIVETAGRNPESVLPTLHEAGVAVIHKCTSVRHALKAQSLGCDAISVDGFECAGHPGEDDVPNFILLPRAADELKVPFIASGGMVDGRSLVAALALGAAGVNMGTRFLATREAPVHPNVKNAIVRATELDTRLVMRPLRNTERVLSNPAVEELIARERRIGAGVQFSDIADLVAGVYPKVMHEGQVDAGAWSCGMAAGLIHDLPSVAELVARIMDEARTLVRTRLARVFD
- a CDS encoding 3-(methylthio)propionyl-CoA ligase, whose amino-acid sequence is MLGLMQNQPLLISSLIEFAQRHHGDGEIVSRRVEGDLHRYRWADCARRSRQVARALDAMGLQFSDRVATLAWNGYRHLELYFGVSGSGRVLHTLNPRLHPDQVMWIANHAEDQVLCFELSFLPMVQAMHARCPGIRQYVALCDADRLPADSGIPNLVSYEAWIGAQPTDYAWPSFDENSASSMCYTSGTTGNPKAALYSHRSTILHAYAAALPDVMNLSACDSVLPVVPMFHVNAWGLPYSAALTGCKVVFPGGQLDGKSVYELIEAEGVTFAAGVPTVWQMLLAHMKPDGLRFSTLQRTIIGGSACPPAMIEAFRDDYGVEVLHGWGMTEMSPLGTVCTLKKKHDALPREEQTKILLKQGRALFGVDMKIVGPDGAELPWDGMTFGNLLVKGPWVLREYFKGEGGDPLVDGWFPTGDVATIDADGFMQITDRSKDVIKSGGEWISSIDVENIAMAHSAVQMAACIGVRHPKWDERPIVVVVKKPGAQLTREALLRFFEGKIAKWQMPDDVVFVDAIPLGATGKMLKARLREQLEGYQLPSLQAVDA
- a CDS encoding sulfite exporter TauE/SafE family protein — translated: MGLSPLALAELAALGVATGFLAGLLGIGGGMLMVPFITIILAGRGVSSALAVKIAIATSMATIVFTSVSSVRAHHQRGTLRWDIVGRLAPGIVVGSLVSSMGVFAHVKGSWLAVFFGLFVSFSATQMFLDRKPQPTRQMPGRGGQIAAGGAIGFLSGLVGAGGGFISVPFMTWCNVAIHSAVATSAALGFPIALANVLGYVVAGQGVADLPAASFGYIWLPALAVLAACSIATAPLGARAAHALPVKVLKRVFAAVLYGLAAYMLYKGIATWHAA